The following proteins come from a genomic window of Plutella xylostella chromosome 22, ilPluXylo3.1, whole genome shotgun sequence:
- the LOC105387835 gene encoding IST1 homolog isoform X1: protein MFASNPNYTKLKTHLRLAINRLKLLEKKKTELALKARREIAEYIGAGKSERAKIRVEHIIREDYMVEAMEIVEMYCDLILARFGLVTQMKEMDEGLAEAISSLIWVAPRMHTDVQELKVISDLFTHKYGKIYADACRSENVNTISEKLKHKMSVQSPPKILVEKYLIEIAKNYNVEYTPDEHVMREEEGKDALLIDIGGPPQPPGFIGYPPPPGMPMPPQQHQPPPQPFQYPTPSGGRAGGFIASGGGGPPNFGGPSQPMGYPMPPDAKDISNSFMQEEMHNLPPAYDSIHHNQPGPTPTPQPRFRVPPTDPFPELPELPSVPSDLILPSVPTSNNHSNTNVQDAPNAPDEIDFEDLNRRFEELKKKK from the exons ATGTTCGCGTCAAATCCAAATTACACGAAACTCAAAACTCACCTCAGATTAGCCATAAATCGACTAAAACTATTGGAGAAGAAGAAAACTGAGTTGGCTTTAAAAGCGCGTCGGGAAATAGCTGAATATATCGGGGCTGGTAAAAGTGAACGCGCTAAAATACGAGTAGAACAtattataag AGAAGACTACATGGTAGAAGCTATGGAAATAGTGGAGATGTATTGTGACTTAATCCTGGCGAGGTTTGGCCTCGTGACACAGATGAAGGAAATGGATGAGGGTCTTGCAGAGGCCATTTCAAGCCTCATCTGGGTAGCTCCGAGAATGCATACTGATGTCCAG GAACTAAAGGTGATATCAGACTTGTTCACTCACAAGTATGGCAAGATTTACGCAGACGCTTGCAGAAGTGAGAATGTGAACACAATAAGTGAAAAGTTAAAGCATAAGATGTCGGTACAGAGCCCTCCCAAGATCCTGGTGGAGAAATACTTGATAGAAATAGCTAAGAATTACAATGTGGAGTACACACCTGATGAGCACGTGATGAGGGAGGAAGAAG GAAAAGACGCGCTGCTGATCGACATCGGCGGCCCCCCGCAGCCGCCCGGGTTCATCGGctacccgccgccgcccggcaTGCCCATGCCGCCGCAACAGCaccagccgccgccgcagccctTCCAGTATCCCACG CCATCAGGCGGCCGAGCAGGAGGCTTCATAGCGTCGGGGGGCGGCGGTCCCCCCAACTTCGGGGGCCCGAGCCAGCCGATGGGCTACCCCATGCCCCCAGACGCCAAGGACATCAGCAACAGCTTCATGCAG GAAGAAATGCACAATCTTCCACCCGCTTACGACAGCATACACCACAATCAG CCGGGCCCCACCCCGACTCCGCAGCCGCGCTTCAGAGTGCCCCCCACCGACCCGTTCCCCGAACTACCGGAGTTGCCCTCAGTGCCGTCAGACCTCATCCTGCCCTCCGTGCCCACGTCCAACAACCACTCTAATACGAATGTACAGGATGCGCCGAATGCCCCCGATGAGATCGACTTTGAAGACCTGAACCGGCGGTTCGAAGagttgaagaagaagaagtaa
- the LOC105387835 gene encoding IST1 homolog isoform X2, with protein sequence MFASNPNYTKLKTHLRLAINRLKLLEKKKTELALKARREIAEYIGAGKSERAKIRVEHIIREDYMVEAMEIVEMYCDLILARFGLVTQMKEMDEGLAEAISSLIWVAPRMHTDVQELKVISDLFTHKYGKIYADACRSENVNTISEKLKHKMSVQSPPKILVEKYLIEIAKNYNVEYTPDEHVMREEEGKYALLIDIGGPPQPPGFIGYPPPPGMPMPPQQHQPPPQPFQYPTPSGGRAGGFIASGGGGPPNFGGPSQPMGYPMPPDAKDISNSFMQEEMHNLPPAYDSIHHNQPGPTPTPQPRFRVPPTDPFPELPELPSVPSDLILPSVPTSNNHSNTNVQDAPNAPDEIDFEDLNRRFEELKKKK encoded by the exons ATGTTCGCGTCAAATCCAAATTACACGAAACTCAAAACTCACCTCAGATTAGCCATAAATCGACTAAAACTATTGGAGAAGAAGAAAACTGAGTTGGCTTTAAAAGCGCGTCGGGAAATAGCTGAATATATCGGGGCTGGTAAAAGTGAACGCGCTAAAATACGAGTAGAACAtattataag AGAAGACTACATGGTAGAAGCTATGGAAATAGTGGAGATGTATTGTGACTTAATCCTGGCGAGGTTTGGCCTCGTGACACAGATGAAGGAAATGGATGAGGGTCTTGCAGAGGCCATTTCAAGCCTCATCTGGGTAGCTCCGAGAATGCATACTGATGTCCAG GAACTAAAGGTGATATCAGACTTGTTCACTCACAAGTATGGCAAGATTTACGCAGACGCTTGCAGAAGTGAGAATGTGAACACAATAAGTGAAAAGTTAAAGCATAAGATGTCGGTACAGAGCCCTCCCAAGATCCTGGTGGAGAAATACTTGATAGAAATAGCTAAGAATTACAATGTGGAGTACACACCTGATGAGCACGTGATGAGGGAGGAAGAAGGTAAGT ACGCGCTGCTGATCGACATCGGCGGCCCCCCGCAGCCGCCCGGGTTCATCGGctacccgccgccgcccggcaTGCCCATGCCGCCGCAACAGCaccagccgccgccgcagccctTCCAGTATCCCACG CCATCAGGCGGCCGAGCAGGAGGCTTCATAGCGTCGGGGGGCGGCGGTCCCCCCAACTTCGGGGGCCCGAGCCAGCCGATGGGCTACCCCATGCCCCCAGACGCCAAGGACATCAGCAACAGCTTCATGCAG GAAGAAATGCACAATCTTCCACCCGCTTACGACAGCATACACCACAATCAG CCGGGCCCCACCCCGACTCCGCAGCCGCGCTTCAGAGTGCCCCCCACCGACCCGTTCCCCGAACTACCGGAGTTGCCCTCAGTGCCGTCAGACCTCATCCTGCCCTCCGTGCCCACGTCCAACAACCACTCTAATACGAATGTACAGGATGCGCCGAATGCCCCCGATGAGATCGACTTTGAAGACCTGAACCGGCGGTTCGAAGagttgaagaagaagaagtaa